From a single Sebastes umbrosus isolate fSebUmb1 chromosome 17, fSebUmb1.pri, whole genome shotgun sequence genomic region:
- the ugt5d1 gene encoding UDP glucuronosyltransferase 5 family, polypeptide D1 isoform X2 — protein sequence MPLHRVCGAFVFLSVCLIPFTPPCDGGNILVFPVDGSHWINMKILLEELHARGHNISVMRVTNSWYIKEKSPLYTSIPIELSSDFDFESFFHMFVQEHMQAQREGASVLTFMKLTKDFLSMMSHAHSLATDALAQLFDDKSKVKSLIDAQYDLVLTDPAVAPGVVLAKYLKLPTVLNVRWVNSGEGHFTMAPSPLSYIPVPGSGFTDKMNFIQRVKNMLFYGFIVFQQSFVLGPNYDALCEKYIEGGCDITSLFQEADIWLFRTDFVFDFPRPTMPNVIYIGGFQCKPAQPLPADLEDFVQSAGEHGVIIMTLGTFVNALPKEVSDDIAGVFAKMPQKVIWKHKGERPSTLGNNTLIVDWMPQKDLLGHPQIKVFVAHGGTNGLQEAIYHGVPVLGIPLFFDQYDNLIRLQERGAGKILELADVNGHSFEQGLNEVLHGDSYRQNMQRLSSLHRDQQMGPMDQAIYWVEYVIRHKGARHLRTEAYKMPWYSYYCLDVMLLLLTAATGLLLSILAIFRFLCCRARRTTKTKQH from the exons ATGCCATTGCATCGTGTGTGTGGAGCATTTGTATTCCTCAGTGTATGTCTGATTCCCTTCACACCACCTTGCGATGGAGGAAACATTCTGGTGTTTCCTGTGGACGGCAGCCACTGGATCAATATGAAGATCCTGCTGGAAGAACTTCATGCCAGGGGACACAACATCAGTGTGATGAGGGTCACCAACAGCTGGTACATCAAAGAAAAGTCCCCTCTCTACACATCCATTCCCATTGAATTAAGTAGTGACTTTGACTTTGAGAGCTTTTTTCATATGTTCGTACAGGAGCATATGCAG GCGCAGAGAGAGGGGGCTTCAGTACTTACTTTCATGAAACTCACCAAGGATTTCCTCTCTATGATGTCTCACGCTCATTCATTGGCTACTGATGCCCTCGCTCAACTCTTTGATGATAAAAGTAAAGTCAAAAGCTTAATAGATGCCCAATATGATCTTGTTCTCACTGACCCAGCTGTAGCACCAGGGGTCGTACTGGCCAAGTATCTCAAACTGCCCACGGTCCTCAATGTTCGCTGGGTCAACAGCGGAGAAGGTCACTTTACGATGGCACCCTCGCCGCTCTCTTATATCCCAGTGCCGGGATCGGGCTTCACAGACAAAATGAATTTCATCCAGAGGGTCAAGAACATGTTATTCTACGGCTTTATAGTGTTCCAGCAGAGTTTCGTGTTGGGGCCGAACTACGATGCCCTCTGTGAAAAATACATAGAGGGCGGATGTGACATCACCTCGCTTTTTCAGGAAGCAGACATCTGGCTGTTCAGGACAGATTTTGTGTTTGATTTCCCTCGGCCCACGATGCCAAATGTCATCTACATCGGAGGGTTTCAGTGTAAACCAGCTCAACCTCTGCCAGCAGACCTGGAGGATTTCGTTCAGAGTGCCGGGGAGCACGGAGTCATCATCATGACTCTGGGAACTTTTGTGAATGCTTTGCCCAAAGAGGTTTCAGATGACATCGCCGGCGTCTTTGCCAAGATGCCTCAGAAG GTGATCTGGAAGCACAAAGGGGAGCGTCCCTCTACTTTGGGCAACAACACCCTGATAGTGGACTGGATGCCACAGAAGGACCTCCTGGGCCACCCGCAGATCAAAGTCTTTGTAGCTCATGGAGGAACCAACGGACTCCAGGAGGCCATTTACCACGGGGTCCCTGTGCTCGGCATACCTTTGTTCTTTGACCAGTATGACAACCTTATACGTCTGCAGGAGAGAGGGGCCGGAAAGATCCTTGAGCTCGCTGATGTTAACGGCCACAGTTTTGAGCAAGGTCTTAACGAAGTGCTCCATGGTGACAGCTACAGGCAGAACATGCAAAGACTGTCAAGTTTGCACAGAGATCAACAGATGGGACCCATGGATCAGGCCATCTACTGGGTGGAATATGTTATACGCCATAAAGGGGCTCGTCATCTGCGTACAGAGGCCTATAAGATGCCCTGGTACTCATACTACTGTTTAGATGTGATGCTACTATTGCTGACTGCAGCGACTGGACTGCTGCTCTCTATTTTGGCCATTTTCAGGTTCCTATGCTGCAGAGCTAGAAGGACAACCAAAACCAAACAACACTGA
- the ugt5d1 gene encoding UDP glucuronosyltransferase 5 family, polypeptide D1 isoform X1: protein MGTMPLHRVCGAFVFLSVCLIPFTPPCDGGNILVFPVDGSHWINMKILLEELHARGHNISVMRVTNSWYIKEKSPLYTSIPIELSSDFDFESFFHMFVQEHMQAQREGASVLTFMKLTKDFLSMMSHAHSLATDALAQLFDDKSKVKSLIDAQYDLVLTDPAVAPGVVLAKYLKLPTVLNVRWVNSGEGHFTMAPSPLSYIPVPGSGFTDKMNFIQRVKNMLFYGFIVFQQSFVLGPNYDALCEKYIEGGCDITSLFQEADIWLFRTDFVFDFPRPTMPNVIYIGGFQCKPAQPLPADLEDFVQSAGEHGVIIMTLGTFVNALPKEVSDDIAGVFAKMPQKVIWKHKGERPSTLGNNTLIVDWMPQKDLLGHPQIKVFVAHGGTNGLQEAIYHGVPVLGIPLFFDQYDNLIRLQERGAGKILELADVNGHSFEQGLNEVLHGDSYRQNMQRLSSLHRDQQMGPMDQAIYWVEYVIRHKGARHLRTEAYKMPWYSYYCLDVMLLLLTAATGLLLSILAIFRFLCCRARRTTKTKQH, encoded by the exons ATGG GAACCATGCCATTGCATCGTGTGTGTGGAGCATTTGTATTCCTCAGTGTATGTCTGATTCCCTTCACACCACCTTGCGATGGAGGAAACATTCTGGTGTTTCCTGTGGACGGCAGCCACTGGATCAATATGAAGATCCTGCTGGAAGAACTTCATGCCAGGGGACACAACATCAGTGTGATGAGGGTCACCAACAGCTGGTACATCAAAGAAAAGTCCCCTCTCTACACATCCATTCCCATTGAATTAAGTAGTGACTTTGACTTTGAGAGCTTTTTTCATATGTTCGTACAGGAGCATATGCAG GCGCAGAGAGAGGGGGCTTCAGTACTTACTTTCATGAAACTCACCAAGGATTTCCTCTCTATGATGTCTCACGCTCATTCATTGGCTACTGATGCCCTCGCTCAACTCTTTGATGATAAAAGTAAAGTCAAAAGCTTAATAGATGCCCAATATGATCTTGTTCTCACTGACCCAGCTGTAGCACCAGGGGTCGTACTGGCCAAGTATCTCAAACTGCCCACGGTCCTCAATGTTCGCTGGGTCAACAGCGGAGAAGGTCACTTTACGATGGCACCCTCGCCGCTCTCTTATATCCCAGTGCCGGGATCGGGCTTCACAGACAAAATGAATTTCATCCAGAGGGTCAAGAACATGTTATTCTACGGCTTTATAGTGTTCCAGCAGAGTTTCGTGTTGGGGCCGAACTACGATGCCCTCTGTGAAAAATACATAGAGGGCGGATGTGACATCACCTCGCTTTTTCAGGAAGCAGACATCTGGCTGTTCAGGACAGATTTTGTGTTTGATTTCCCTCGGCCCACGATGCCAAATGTCATCTACATCGGAGGGTTTCAGTGTAAACCAGCTCAACCTCTGCCAGCAGACCTGGAGGATTTCGTTCAGAGTGCCGGGGAGCACGGAGTCATCATCATGACTCTGGGAACTTTTGTGAATGCTTTGCCCAAAGAGGTTTCAGATGACATCGCCGGCGTCTTTGCCAAGATGCCTCAGAAG GTGATCTGGAAGCACAAAGGGGAGCGTCCCTCTACTTTGGGCAACAACACCCTGATAGTGGACTGGATGCCACAGAAGGACCTCCTGGGCCACCCGCAGATCAAAGTCTTTGTAGCTCATGGAGGAACCAACGGACTCCAGGAGGCCATTTACCACGGGGTCCCTGTGCTCGGCATACCTTTGTTCTTTGACCAGTATGACAACCTTATACGTCTGCAGGAGAGAGGGGCCGGAAAGATCCTTGAGCTCGCTGATGTTAACGGCCACAGTTTTGAGCAAGGTCTTAACGAAGTGCTCCATGGTGACAGCTACAGGCAGAACATGCAAAGACTGTCAAGTTTGCACAGAGATCAACAGATGGGACCCATGGATCAGGCCATCTACTGGGTGGAATATGTTATACGCCATAAAGGGGCTCGTCATCTGCGTACAGAGGCCTATAAGATGCCCTGGTACTCATACTACTGTTTAGATGTGATGCTACTATTGCTGACTGCAGCGACTGGACTGCTGCTCTCTATTTTGGCCATTTTCAGGTTCCTATGCTGCAGAGCTAGAAGGACAACCAAAACCAAACAACACTGA